A stretch of DNA from Thermoanaerobaculia bacterium:
ATTGCCCCCACCCTGAAGGAAGTGGCCAAAGAGAAGGCAGGAGTCGTTAAAGTAGCGAAGCTCAATACCGACGAAAATCCGATGACCCCGGGAAAATTTGGAATCATGGGAATTCCCACGCTGATTCTCTTCAAGGATGGTCAGATCGTTGATCGTCTCGTGGGTGCCGTGCCGAAAAAGAAGATTCTGGAGATCCTGGAGAAAGTCTGATGCCTCTGTATGAGTACGCCTGCCAGGCGTGCGGTGAATCCTTCGAGATGCTGGTCTTTTCCTCCGCCGAGACGGTGGATTGTCCGTCCTGCGGCTCGGAAG
This window harbors:
- the trxA gene encoding thioredoxin; this translates as MNDVKHADEPVEISDGTFEAEVLSSDIPVLLDFWAPWCGPCLMIAPTLKEVAKEKAGVVKVAKLNTDENPMTPGKFGIMGIPTLILFKDGQIVDRLVGAVPKKKILEILEKV
- a CDS encoding zinc ribbon domain-containing protein, with product MPLYEYACQACGESFEMLVFSSAETVDCPSCGSEDVRKKVSAVGLSGGGCVSTGSGFT